The following DNA comes from Passer domesticus isolate bPasDom1 chromosome 13, bPasDom1.hap1, whole genome shotgun sequence.
gtgatgcatgtcttgtggtttcttcttcctttaagagatcgctcagggcagcagaagtagcgttagcttgcttactgagccagcacccaaggtgatttatgtcacccagggccttagctgcagctatccatggtaggaatatagagaccgctatctttttaggtttgttccaatcgtagaatttgggatcgcaattttcatcaaatgctgtgtaggaccttttgtggcgttttaactcgctctcttttttccaatcgtgcaacaaggtgatatttggagtaagggtggaaagttttcctagggtacagggacctccctggagtcgtgaggggatcccagcccatactctgtcaccacagatgagaaacgttcccttgggtagaactttgggatggagagaggacacagagatcacacgagcagtgtaattacaccaatcgtgagggttgtaggctttgttagttggtgatatgtcttttcggtatgtgtttttgttcaggtcaatttcaggcaaattattctttggacgtctaaagtaaaatttgacacagaatgtggccttagaggaccccaatagatccaattcttgaggttcctcaagagcattgggcagtatttttgtccactggtcccaagtttctacctggtggggtctcttacctgtggtgcggagaagctctgaattataggcgggccaGTCATCGGCTAcgaaaggaattcctactagacatgtggaaagtgggttatcaacgctccccatggataagcacatgttatcctgtttcaatgttcttgctaaggttacccagacattatggctcggctgtgggctGACCCAACCGACGGCACATGGCAcagtgaggaacatccaggcagcagtgaggacagcgccaacggagatatttttcatctttgggcaggaatggggcttctgatagggaatataagcaaaacttgttatttttatggtaggaggggagggttagggttcctttcttgttcctttcctctgttccttccacctcccccctttatttttagttttttactgtttctgttttttttttttttttttctatggtgTTAAGGGTGGGGGAGTAGGTAAAaggttagaggcttttggtaagggtaGATAAAAGGGACAATAgggtttttagggtaaaaaagggtaataacatctaattcagagaacagttttgttttcaggctgtgcctggcctagggcttgatgccacagaatgttgttcagctttctgttttgtctgctgctgtgtgatgggacagtcgtctcctccacttgtggacgtttggcgacgtcttcgtctccaggccgagctggtctggttttgaggaggtcttgtgtttgactcaggaggattcttgtcactgcttgtggaagtggtatttgcagtgcctaggtatggttttatgtttttccctgggtaccatcttggaccagatggtagcagaacacacgcatatcctcttccccaggtaatgagttcgaaaggtccagagactttatgtgtttctgggtccttcaccagcacaggtggtttctctgtgagctttgcttgggtggtatttgcaaagtggcgaagtattggtggatcaggctctgaggttgtacagttcaggaagttgatgacatagagagccttgcaaagtctttcaactggagaggtgatttttgttcctctctgttgctgattgaggactcttttgagagtttgatgtgtcctttccacgatggattgtcctgtggggtttgcaggtatacctgtcttgtgttgtattccccactcactgaagaactcttttaacttacgagaggtataggcaggtccattgtctgttttgatctcctttggtactcccagggttgcaaatgcgaggagaaaatgttttatggtgtgctgcgcagtttctcctgtatgtgttgatgcaaatactgctcctgagaatgtatcgaccgatacatgcacgtactttgaccttccaaaaggtgcaaagtgggttacatctgtctgccacagctggcagctgtttaaacctcggggattgactcccgtccccacagatggtatctggtagttttgacagttcgggcatgtggcaacaatagcttttgcctgatcttttgaaagcttgaacattctgataagggcaggcacattttgatgaaaaaatgagtgtgacaactttgcctgggcaaagatgttagggacattagcagtctctattgccatggctaaggtgtctgctttcctgttcccttctgcaatgaaacctgggaggtcagtgtgtgacctcacatgcattatatagtaaggttgttttctgtgggaaattaagcgtgttaatgtggaaatcaattggtataactttggattggaaacctctttgagaagagcatgttctgctctcatagctatgccagcaacataagctgaatctgtgaccagattaaaaggctcgtctttgaatttctcaaaggctctgacaacagctgctaactccgcaatctgtggagatccctccactattttaatgtcagattcccaattttgggttttagggtccctccatgtcattaccgacttgtgggatgaccctgagccatctgtaaagatggttagagctttgagaggtgtcctactttggactaattttggagtcagatgaaatgtcacatcacgattaaaaagcttatgttttgggatatgcactgaaatttggcctgtatagctatctaaggcatactggagactctcattggtctggagcaaatgttccagatccccagtggtcattggcaaatatatgcatgtgaactcacaccctgcaagggaacggaggcgagttctagccttttttattaaatgtgccataatttcttggaaggtggtaattgtctttgtgggttggttatttgtaaagatccactccaggattagtagagggtctcgaagttgagtgtcccattgaaaaatcagtccatagaacctaggtgcttttcccagaatgacgaactggaaaggcaggctgggctcgaagcgatgggctttgcgtgaagacagggcttcctggaccttggtgatggcatctcgggcctctggtgttagagtgcatggagagtccagattctccttgccccggagaaggctgaacagtggagcgaggtcctctgttgtaattcctagcagtggacgtacccagttgatggatccacacagactgtgtaagtctctcagggtttttgggtcgtcttggatggcgagctgctggggtacgatggtccgttcccggatctggagtccaaggtaagttcatgggttggtgtactgtattttgtcctcacggatctcaaatcctgccttttctatggtttcaatagtccttttaactgctctgtccaagtacgttttttctggtgcacagaccaggatatcgtccatatagtgatggatgatcgcacctgggaataggttccgagcaggagacaggatgtgagcaacataccactggcatagaCTGGGATTGCATCTAAGTCCTTGAGGAAGGAAACGCCAGTGATAtctcttgagtggagcctctctgttaagagaggggacggagaaggcaaaccgtggagcgtcctgggcatgcagcgggatgctgaagaaacagtctttaatatcaatgatagcaagtgtccagtctctaggcagcatcgatggtgagggcaggccaggctggaggggacccatgtcctcgatgacctcgttgattttgcgaagatcgtggaggagcctccacctgtccgttccaggcttttgtagtacgaagactggagaattccaagggctggtggtctctacgatgtggcctttggcgagctgttcatccacaagggcatgtagtgcgcgTAGTTTGGCTTTAGaaaggggccactgctcgatccagatcgggtcgtggcatttccaggtgagacgaggagtgtctggcagtgcgcgttcctcagtggccccaattagaaatccggactgggaatacgtagggaggctccccactgacataaaatgtcccgtccatacaaggtgatgggggcccttaccacaaatgggcggatggtagccaacttgccttcaggcccttcgacgaggatgttgttcttgctccgcatggaaactgtagctccaccgatccctgtaatcatgcctgccacaggttgtagctcccagtgtgctggccattccgAGCaggcgatgatggtcacgtctgcaccggtgtccagcatccctggtaggtggaacttctctcctctgcaggtaagaccgcactcgatgacaggcttactcggtcccacaacttgtatccacattgctgtggggttgagaggaagctgttccctgtgattcttagggagtagaaaggcttgtgcaaatggggtaccctttggaagaaaatatggtaagtctgtgcagtacacctggacaaagatttcttgtcccgggtgcactgtttgtacttctggaacaacaaatatttcctttgggctatggagagaatcacctataattaggatgttagagggacctccttttggcccacgtttgcctgtgggaacatgataaacattgtcatttttaaagtcaatggacagtgcagttaccagctgacggcgcgttccctttggtattgctccgtgtgttggatcctcctcatgtggtctggaatctcctgggacggtgcgtgactgggtctggatggcctttgatttggtgtccttgcgtggggccccaccacgctccgctggaagtttcccggacgcggctgGTAGTACTGCTGGttctggggcctttggtagaaattgcgagggtacctgggaggtgacctctctggacagtcctttataaaatgtccaaaatctccgcagtggtagcagcggacctgatctttagaagctattactgcatatgcactagaaactccttctgcaatacccttagtaactgcttgtgccactgtatcttcagtggacaagtggcgtgtgcagctttccagcatttgctctatggtaggctctgtgtctaagggtaaggctctcagaattgctttacatttttcatttgcattactcatggcaagtttacacaacagttcttttcttgcctctgtgctctctatctgtttttccagagcatccttaattctatccacaaatttgataaagctttcatctattccttgtttgatagtagaaaaatattgggtgggggtagaatcatctggggtgagaagtaaggaggtttttgctgctgtagccacgtcttgtaatgttgccttaggtaaagtatcagcttggtcagagggtttctgcaaatccccttcaccagccagctgttcgagtgtaaaatttgtcttatcagcatctgcagcatagttatctgataatgtttttaattgctttttccaatgcctttcccaaagcatgtactcggcgggagaaaggaggcactgggcaatatttttaatatcgtggggtaccagaacatgtgctgagaacgtagcttctaggaaatttctaaaaatatgtgaacttctaccatgttctgtggctgtatatcttaattgcacaagttctttatttgtaataggttcccatgtctttctattgGTGGCACCTCCTCGttttcccttcttatattctactggaaaggcagtaattctctgagctaattgccagtcccctgcctgtgtggcttccatttttatttttgcccacgGATCAATATactctatttccaaatcagaatcgctgtcactgctgtcatcaggtgacgagaagtgagagctatcaggccttgccttatgtttcttatggctggctggagcagcatttggcagaggtgcatgtggctggaccgggtataaggcagcacatgggaGGACGTGGCTACAGGAAGGCCGCATGGCCGGGGTGGCCgtgcaatgcgtgatacagcaggcacaggactggggggcgtggggaaggggggcagaactgaaggaagtctggggggtcccgaccgggggctgcggagcgtggGTATGGGGTTGCGCAGCAagggtatgggggcagggggggtgcGGGAtgtaggaggcggcgggactggAAGAGGGTGCAGCGGACACGATTCCGGCGGCAGGCGAAGGCGCGGTGGTGGGGGGGGGCGCGGGTACCCAGGGGGGCTGATCCCGTGCCGCAGCAGGGACGgtgccgggggcagggaaagacgcgatggtagcggggggggcgagggcgggggggggagggggggcgggcgcggcagggacaggagggacggcaaagggggtgggggggggtcCCAGTAGGGTCGGGGGGAacagggggaggggtggggtttgggtcggtcccggcgggaactggcgcagatgctctcggagataacgcagagcaaggaggcgcgcagggtgtggctcccgaggggaaggcgggggggaagagggggtgggcaggggccatGGGCGCCCTGGGGTCGGGGGGTTGCGGCGCAGATGGCAGGGCACTAGGACCCAGCAAagtgctggaatccagggtggagggggtgttatctcctccattagcatttgaaataggcgcttctgttaagtgagataagaacttttcgtttcgttcgacagaagttagccctgaggttaaaatctttttgttagttttttctacagctttagtgatagcgtgaaacataggtaaaaaccgggttacagaaaagtcttggttagtttgaaacttatatatcgtggtcccaattgtatcccaaaaggagtctaaggtaatagtctgtgtattagtgtctgggaagtggcagagaatccactttataaaatgtttcaggttagtttttgaaaggttacctttagaaaaagaaaagttgttagaagataggatttctaggattagggaatataaatctctctcattCTGGGATCgtttactaagctttgatcccatttttcagttcccgccagcagaaaaaagagaaaaaaaagaaaaaacccaaaaaaaaaggacccaaggaaaaatatttttgcgcgcaagagaggctgtgttaaacttacacttttcagcctgttgtgggtcaaagttctgctgggggtcgtctgctcgtCAGCCTCCACGGACACTCGCGTGCCCGGGTGTCGGGGTGCGGGTCGGCTGACCTCCTGTTcagaagagtccttctaaaacgaagagcttctcctgccaggatctctggcgagcggaggcagtgacaatttcacgaagaaatgctgctcctctgaaatgccaggtccggcattcagttccgcggccaggctatcacggcggttcagatgtTCGTCCCAGGGGCCCCTCGCTGTTCGGGCGTCCGCTATGTTTGGTGCGCCAGCTATGGCTCCCggggggcagaagcccagcggggaggccggccaggatagcgcatggagggtccaggatcgcccagcggggggctcaggcaacccaggcaagctatagtgatttgcagtcagctctttagtgatttcagctcttttagcatgcctggggccgtcaccctgggtatcgccgcagcagacgcagagagagagggagcagcgctgtgtgggttccgcagggttcttttattggggtctccgcgaaggttccagtgacagctcttctctgccgaaccgggcagggctaggggtttttataccttacagggggattgaaaactgtccaatagtaagggtcaggggaaaagtgacctatggatatacagggagataacagggtccgaaaggcggaagagaggggcttctaaaaccttagtcatgctgactttggtatttcctagctcaggcttctgatctccaaggccttgcaggccttgtgcctgctacagccaccagtcattttccagctttgcaggatttcagtttaaagtcaatctaaacaatccaggatatgtctagcaagaaggaaatcacagttcaGGTTTGCTCCTGCACCCAAGCTTTGCTGtatcaaagatggatggtattcttttccagctctcaagagatgtcataatttccaaataaacaaaatatcatgcatagaaatatttcatagattgtagcagttcctttgaggggagctccccggggagtccccagagggccccctgggctgtgagttcgctggcagcagcaggcacacagggagactccacacggcttctgagggtgctgattagatgagggtttattgggggacccagccccgggagtaacatggtttcagagggagaagggggaaagggaaagggagggggagagagggtgagcctaggggagagatgggccatgagagaatctggtcttcctcacacagcttaagagggaaattcaaagtaggtgtgaaataagatttgggccaatgggattacagattCATGGgccttcaggggaggaacacagattggaataaaccatatattttcaagaggtACATTTTTGagagcataccatttgaataaaatgcaacaccacaacAGATTAGtaagatagatagatagatagatagatagatagatagatagatagatagatagatagattgaCAAGGCAGATAGAGATATGtgaatgcacttgcctgtatcactttacaaagaaagggatggggaagtgacaggttattcttttccacacatgggaaacaatctttttcccagaaaaatcagcttccttcttcagtgaccaccagggtatctgaagaccccaccaagaaggccctgtgatgccaatggcctgtgcatccagcaagtcaagaaagtaaggcctgcctcttaatactacagtggtgtaAAAGAGGTTCattctcggtttttggtaccatgaggaacaaactgaagccacttacagtaaaatgcctgcacaagcaccagtgcaaatcacagccaaagggaggatgaagccaaggtgtcccacaaccacagcgcaagcggccagagatcctccttcaaccctggctgcattgaagccccactgactgccaagaagaaaagcgccctactgagagcaagcaaacttaactctctgccaggacacaaatttagagggaaaaaaattttaaaatccctacaccaccagacacacttcCGAGTGAGATGGGTTGGAACTCTCTGGCTCCCAGCACttccccagcaggcaggttcacaaaggtgctgggagctaagctgtgccctccgagggaacagagccagcctcccttcagtgggagaaggcgcggcctcagctgtagccccgggtgcctgcggtggcccagggcacggccatggctgtcaatgtgttgggctgcagcacagggcaggccggagctcagcagcctcagcagagcccagggccgcggcccttccctgacggggcccgagcctggccccgcccggcccggcctgagcagcccggactggcccaggggatgggctgcgcccgcccgctgtgcccacaggctgggcccaaggcgttgcaagaggctttctcccagcttggcaaaacctcggccaagtgtccctgtgctgtgctgagaagagtaaaaaatcccatcaaatttaaccctgctgcccaacgcatgagggatccctgcacaccttaggagaggccaacaatactcctttgtgcctcatgagggatccctgcacccctcagcagggaccccaaaatatccctttgtgcctcttcaggtccaggcccagatgatcccaaagaaggaaatgtgccctcagcccagggacgctcagcatgggctcccccatcccctcggggccccgccgctgggcacagcagcccctgcctggctcctgcctgcccacaccgtggccatccacggctgctcctgggcatggagctcagccactgctggtgccgggtgggctttgctgctgctaccaccaggACATGGTTGTGAAAACTCtgtttctttatttcaacataaaatgtgggacaagccctgccctggcagacaagggctgcccaccttcagtcttggctggggaacaggaccagggggctgaggggcagagggTCCCATTGTGGAgtggtgggttttgggacagcCTCGTGACGAcagtgctgcagccatggcagggcagataggggcagaagtggatAGGTGAGGTCACAGCTCAAGTTCTCGCTGCCTGCTTTGTTAGGTTGGtcttctggagatggagaggcgctcctgtgaagagaggaggtggctgaggccccagctgccagtggcacacagggaccctcatgcacagcagggcccagagctggcaaggctccccagcacggctggagctgctggcacagctgggcccagctggacagctgcccctcaaggccccggccagcagggacggctctgggcagggtccctggccaggagcgggccccagagcgcctctgcctttcaagggcaatctcggccctgctctttctcctccccaccttgctctgcctctgccccttgcccctggcaggcagcctcagtgggagccagcactggctgcagccccagcgggcccccaggacaaggcccagcaattgagaggccaatggaagcactgggcagcagcagaaccctcagcagagttgtttggagaaccatggactggccacagctccactgcagcctccgtgggaatgttccctgactatgagcagcctttaaaggaagctgtttgaggcAGAGAATCGCAAAACACTCACCGTTTTGtcttccagcaataccagattcctgcacagcacatcatcaggcacagtGCCACACCAGCAACAATGGCCATCAACTTAATCAAACAAgctgttccccagcagaaaactcttctcatgcTTTCCCAGATGTTGTCATTATGTGCTGTGGGgtcggctgcatctgtgggagcaatggagGGCGTGAGCCCAtgctgagctgcactgctgagctggcagtgccatggatacgggcaggacgttctcgctccctgtttcccccagagctggggcctgcaggcaccttgctgccccttggcacaggcctgctcagtacccaaaccccctgagcctgcatgccataattcctctgtgctgtgcccttctgctccaggcaACACTTGTCGAAGACATGGaaaaggacaaggaaaatgGCCCgggttttggagctgctccagggctcacCCTCCTGCAAAGagcggcccctccagatgtgctcagagactgggaaattgcaggggatcttagggtgtgcatggcctgtggtgcatggatggcttcccgctgtgccaggcatgtcgtgtccacatgtgcagccaaagcccctggctgatgagtcccaggggaaggctgaaggaaatgcacccaccacgctggctGTCCACATCACTCCGTTTTTGTTCCAGATGTTTGGAATCCTCCAGGGACTTAATAGCTCCTataggtttcttcttccttcttggaggaccttaagagaaatatttctgtttcccaggaatggatcccacagaaccagggctcagcctgtggggtcagcagggacacactactcacccctgcgatgcAAGCTGGGCctgcgtgcaacatccaccaaaggacctgggaaagtcctccctgcagacacacctgaaactcaacagccacagaagcttctgccatctctgctgatctgcacaggcaccactgagccacaggagcagtgaggggatcgcgcagggtgAGGGAACACacatgcatggttctgtgctggcacctgcagcaatgccccctggcccagctttgggctctgagctggcagctctcccagggaggaaagccttgacctaccctcagcatctcccagaggctcagtaatgGGTATGGGTTGGGAATCCAGATCATCTTCATCAACGGCATCATCTTCATCAAGTTCAGCTACAAAGAAAAGCGGGACTGAACAGCTCCTGTAACCctgctgaagattctccttcaggcccgagtggcagtgagggcacctgggtgattggtgccctccaaggcactccctcagctctgccttccactctggagcaggggcagggggacctcgtgcctgcagtggccccacactgggatggaatgAGCCCCTTGCTCCTTGCAGGGCAGTTGGGGCAGAAAgggctccctggagctgccagcagctctaaagccagccccgggcagggccagggcttggcagtggcagcaggagcagctcaggctccctggggctggcaaaggagctgcgaAAGGCTCAgtcccagggcacagccctgggcccggcctcttccctctctgctcttctccctggctgcacagagcacacggaaggacacactggcattgcacatgggaggaaggctgaaagctaaatgctcccttctcccactgacagtgatcctgcaTGATCGCTGTTGGGCACAATAGTAGAAACTTTGAGGCCAGGATTTCCAGAATCCATCAAACTTCAGAGGATCTtaagggaaatgacaga
Coding sequences within:
- the LOC135280390 gene encoding uncharacterized protein LOC135280390 produces the protein MPRKRGKPSRAYWDRNLHYLDALLDDGFRMLENAGVEPDDKGDPASKLMSVNDRLRHAEGVSPVRTFQTPLLVTARRPGSHRRGPPRGKNKAKGHKESHEPPEYMRQMLKEMQQAGGQEIKGEPVQKEAFPRGSSASVPASAAGREAMPGTGTGDWDRDLHHLETLVNHGLRILELGEAELDEDDAVDEDDLDSQPIPITEPLGDAEGVSAGRTFPGPLVDVARRPSLHRRGPPRRKKKPIGAIKSLEDSKHLEQKRSDVDSQRDAADPTAHNDNIWESMRRVFCWGTACLIKLMAIVAGVALCLMMCCAGIWYCWKTKRSASPSPEDQPNKAGSENLSCDLTYPLLPLSALPWLQHCRHEAVPKPTTPQWDPLPLSPLVLFPSQD